The genomic window GATCAAGTGGACCAGGGAGAGGAACGAAGACTAAAGTCCCATTCTCTACCTTAACTCATTCTATCCACGACAAGGCATATGTGTCTTATTCACTGAAAGTGCCTTAAAGCAGCCGTTTGGTGAGCTGTCACTGCACTCCTTTATGCCCTTTCGTGCTCATCTGTGATGTAGCACATGCAGCACTTTCAGCGTTCGTTTAAATGTACATTGAGTCCAAAGCTGCCTTCCCTCTGTTACTGGGATGTGCTAACGATGAGCgacaagtgcgtgtgtgtgtgtgtgtgtgtatgtgtgttaggagCTGATGTGCTATGCAGCCCCCTGCATTTGGAACCCGATGATGTTCGCTACCAAGGCTGAGCCAATGCTTACTTTAATCATACGTTCATAGGAGGGTCTTTGGCGTGGCCCTATCGTACAATGAGCGAATGAGAATCAGATCCTGTGCCCTTATGGAAGGTCATAAACCCAAGGCTTTGCTCTAAACTGAAACTGTTTAaaggctgacagagagagaaattctcagTGGACCTtgaacattacaaaacaaacactattGTAACATATTCCTTGAAATGTTTGAGTTCTACATTTGAAACTGTTTACAAATCAAAATGCTTAACATAGGACGAGTCACTTTGATCTTTGTGACTGGTTATATACTGACGATGGCAAGACTTGAAAGAGTGGTAGGGGTCCTTCATTTTAGTCTAATTTAAATTCCAAAGAGGAGAAACAattgtctctgtctttgaatGACAATGCTACACATAAATGTTTCAAGGAGAGATATGCAGGATTGTACATTGTAGGATTCACACAAAATAGCTTCATACTGTAGTATCTTGACCTTGAATATCttgctggattttttttatacatacatgttgtaatgggaaagaaaaacaacctaAAACTACTGTGCCAACCAACTCTGCTAAGTAATGGCTGGAATTGTCATTATACAAACTAGCTAAATGTACATATCACAGCCCTTAAGTGATTTTCTGTGAACAAATGTATTTTGTCATATCTTAAAGCATATTTCCAGAAAACAAAGGTCATCTTTATGGAAATCCTATAGGCCTTAGGTTTTTCCGTAGACTTTTTAACCTTTTACCAGCTTACGGTGTGTGACTCAGATCCATGAGAATACTGCACAAATAAATGATTATTAATAAATCTGTGTTTGTTATAACCACAAAGCACCTGAGCTTAATTGACACATTTCAATTAACTGTAAATCCCACACTTAAACACCAAtgcaaaagacattttatttacttaaatcCATTATAATTTCATGGCTCAAAAGAACTGAATTTTATAACTCGCTGTAAAAGGATGCCAAGTGAAGCTGTCCCAAAGGGGTAGTGaccagtatttaaaaaaaaaaaaaaatcacacaaataaataaatctgctGCAGTCCAATGTTTGGTTGAGCTGTTAGTTGTTACTGGACAACTACTCTCCACTTTCCTCATCATCTAATAGAAACTCGCTGATCTCCATTTTCATACGTAACCTGTAGGACAGCAACAGTGAGGTTCAGACCACATGAATAACAGGTTGGACATGAGCACTGATTTTATCATTTGTACTGATCTCACACATCATGGAATCTCTGCTTCTGATCATATACTTAATGATTGCCTTTAGACAAATTCTGACACCGTTtgaaatgtattgaaatgttttcatttttatgccATGTAgacagtgataataataataataataataatacagcaTATTTTACACACCTCCTCTGTCGCTTCTCTGCCTCAGTCATGATGTACTGGGGTAAAGTCTCCACCGCTGTCTACAAggcaacaagaaaacacaatttCATCAAAAAACATGTGCAGTGCAAAACACTGTATTGTTTATCAGTGCAGAGGAGCACTATAATGGTTGAAAGAAAGGCATGCGTTAATAAAGAATGAAGGAATGGCAGCAGTGTTGTGTGCTTTTCCTCACCATGTCCTTAATCGTCAGTCTACAGCTGTAGCACAACAGACCTTTCAAGTCTGGAGTTACAGATGACCTaaagaatattccagaaaaCATCACACTATCACTCAGTAGCAAAAATATGGCAAAGATGGACTTGTATAGTGTTAAACTCAAGTTGCAATGTTCTATATTTGTATCTCCCTGGAGGGCTTAAGAATAGCACCACTGTTTTACAGGACAATCAAACAATTATGTTCCAtttttaagtaaaagtacagGTTCAAAAGTGTCAGTGTTTGAGCTTCTGGCTCTAAGATAACTTATCTCCCACCCAGATACTTTTGCCAAACTACTTAAATGCTCTGAGTCCATGTTTGACCCACTTTTCCTCAGACTTTGTGGAGATGTAATGTGTCGCAGTAGATGTAAATGTGAATGCTGAATGGGAAAACTCACTGGGCGGATGAACAGCAGTCTCCACTCCCACAGCCCTGACCCTGGCCCCCAGATGAACAGCATTGGCCCGGGGACTCTGTCGGGAGAGCCTGGGCTTGGGTGTGTGGTGCTGTCTCCCGGAGCCCTGACTGAGAGAGACGTTCAGACACCAGGATAGCATTGAAGGCAGAAGCTTCCTCTGCAAAGAGGAATAATACCATTTAGAGGACGGAAGATTCAAAGTACTGTTCTAGAATGGGTCGCACCATGAGCAGTGTGGTCACATGACCGTGATCAGTgttgtgactgacctgtgtttgtgtcgatggcacacatacacagaaggCACTTAGAGGTAAGGTCAGTGATGGCACTCTGAGGGGTACGGGCGGAGTGAAGCTTCTCACTCGTCctggaaaaaaatggaaaaatgaattgatgttaaaaacagtgtgtttgaaaagTGGCCTCTGTGGACCACGGGGAAATTAAGTAAGGCAGCAGAATGCTGAACTGAAAAGGTTAAAAATATGGCCTACATAAACCTTCAGGGGACAGTTACACACATTTAGCTTTATATTGTTTGTAACTACCTGTAAATAGTGCTGACAGTAGAGGGGAAGTCCGCCTGTAGTTTGGTTACAAAGCTCTCCGTTAGACGCTGGATGCTAGCTTTTTCAGGTGTCTTTGAAACAGGGAAAGTTGCATCAATATTAGAGAAGAACAATACAGTTTTAAAGACACCTTACAGCACTACACTCCAGTGACATCACATGTGTTGATCTGTCATTTGCTATGAGctccacatacatacatacaactgAACTGAGGCATACACCTCCAAGCCTGTTTCATGCTGCAGCTACACACTTGCAGTGATAACACTCATTTGTTTGATCAAATGGCCAATAATGGCTATAGTGTGAAGAATGCTTCCTCTGAAATATGAACCAATTAAGAGCCCTATCCCTGTCAGGGACACTGGATCTCACCTTAGTGTCTAGACCCGGGATGAAAACAGAAGGCACATTAAACATCCTGTTGTAAAAGGCAATCTCTTTGGAGGAGTAGTCCCTCATGGGCCGCACAATGACCACATCTCCATAACGAGTATCTGAAAAACCCTACAACAGAAGGGACTAAATTCATCTTACAGCCTAACATGTACCATATAATTTCATATGTCCCTATCTATCTGAAGTTTCTGTAAGTGGTATGGTCTGAGGCGGTTGCTTAGGAATAAGGCTTTTGCAGTGATGAACGTGTGTGTTCTCACCGTGTCAGTGGCGAGTGATGCTCCTCGACCCAGAGAGATACTGCTGAGCAGCTTGACGGCCAGGCGAGAGCAGCTATCTCCCATCATCACTTTGGTGTAGCCGTGTACACGGGCTGTGTGCAGTATCAGGTGCTGCCTGACCTccccgaacacacacacacacacacacacaacgattAATCAAACAGTATCTGTGATTGAAAtttcacaaacagacaggtgGGTTATGGAGATGCCAAAAATATTACACAGCCAAAATCCATTCATGGCCCCAAGCAGCTTTAGGGTTTAGCAGTGTTTGGCAGCAGTCCAAAGCACTGCTATCTCTCCTACTCCATCACCACCCCATTCTCCACCATTAGGCTTTTGGGCCAGTGTGAGTTATCGACTAAAATATAGGATTCATATAGCAATTCGTGGCTCTGCTGTTCTCTGATGACTAAGCCACTGCTGACAGAGAGGTGATTGGAGAGAGTGGGTGCATAATGtaagagagaggctggaggagggAAGACATAAAAGGACAGAGTGTGTCACTGAAGACTTGACTGACATGACTGAATCTCATTCTATACGTTTGATGGGGGTGTACTTCAGAAATGAGCAATCCCTAAAATAAAAGGTGATGTCTAAGTCCTTTAAGCGCCAGATAAAAACTCAAAAATGACTGAGGAACAAGCATTGAACATCGATCTCTTAAACTAAGTAGGGCTAAACTACAGGTCTCTTCTGGAGGGAAGCACTCAAGTGACCTTGAAGTGTTAATGCAGTCTTCACATGCCTGTTGGACCTATGAGCCTCACCAGCCgaattaatttgttttgtataGTACCTGATCCACACTATTTTTAAAGTGTAGTTACTGACAGACACATGTTGGTACATGACTAATTTAAAATCCCTGTGTGGACTGTAATTATCAAATAAGATGAACACTCGGTTGAACTGTATATATTTAATGACTGCAGACTCCCCCAAATCCACCTGAGCTCTAAATTGCCTTTAATTAAACAGAAGAGATAAGGCTACAgctattatttttttcaaagttttaaaTTAACTAGGAACTCACTATCTTATTCTGAAGTATAATCTAAAACAGCTTTAACACAGCACACCTTACACATGGCATCTGCCAGTCATAAAAGGTGACAGTTAATCTCACCTGAGGGTCTGTAACAAGTCCTCTTTGGCTGTCAGAGTCCTGACAGAAGCAAGGAGTCTCTCCAGGGCTAGTCTGTGCTCAGTGGGATAAGTGGGGTCCTGTGTGCTCAGCTGTGCAAAGCCAGACTCGGCATCCTCTACTGAGGGCTCCATCAGACCGTGCTCCCCTCGGCTGTTCTGGATAAACTGATCAACTGCAGCTTTGTAGCTGGAGCCTGGTTGCTCTGGAGCAGAGGATACAGCCTCTAGCACTGAGCCAGGCAGACTGAAGACCTAAGAGACAACAGCACGAAGATGTCATGAAAGAGCCCTGTACCACTCCAGGCTGTCATCTTTACTCTTCATGGACACTTTATTTAATATAAAATCTGTAAGACTGCCTCTTCCTGAATGAGATATGTACTATAGAGCATGGTCTCTTTCTAAGAACATTTCTACATTCTATTTAGTACTCCAGTAtaacaaatgtattttacaaATGGCAGTAAAATCAATTGTTAAATTGTTGATCTCTGCTATATTAATGGTGGTTGCACCtcagaacaggaaaaacagatttttcagaccaaaaacaaaagttaTTTTACAATTATAATTggtacagcttttttttttaacaaaatcatcaaCCATACCTCATGTTCTTTATTTTCAATTAAGGAAAAAgtaataattaatttaattgaaTAGCTATGGATAAACAATGTGGATGCACATTAAAAGACTTATCTGAAGACTCACTAATCTGACACCTCAGTTTCTTAAGGCAAAGGGAGGCAATTCTACACAAGCATCAAAGGATGGCATTTAAAAGTATGGAACACCATAAGCCAGTTAATGATGATGCAACTCTTTGAAATGAACATAAGAACACAaagctctgtttaaaaaatataaaaactgaaTCAATTAAAAATGGAACACTACAGATAATGGTTAACTGATGTTGGTCATTCCAAACAGTGAAGCACCTAATACCCTAATTGATTTTAAACCAGAGTGACCTGATAAGAAGAGGCAATGAATCTAATGTCCTCCTTGTAGCTCACCTGTTCTAGATGGACTACATGATAAGGGAAGCCTTTTTCTCGGAAAATGCTCTCCAACTGGGCTATGGCTCTCTGTCGCTCCTCAACACTGAGTCCACAGGCACCACCCTCTGTCAAAGGACCAAAATAACATCAACCACATACCACCACAAGGTCCTTAGGTTTAAGGACACTAGTCAAAATACCAACTCACTGAGTAGAAGAGGGTAATGTATTGTATTACCATCAACAAAGACTATTCCAGGTACGAATCGCAACTTCTTGGGTGCATCTCGACTCAATCCCTAAGAAAAatcattaattaaataaattaataaataaaaaatagaataatGCAGTCTGGTTATACAATACAAATTTGTTATAACATTACAGAACAATCTTGATCATCACTGCTTTATTGCAGACACAAACTGGTCATTCATTGGTACCTCTTGCACTTGTGATAACATGGAGCTTGAAGCAGGTCCACCAGAAACAGCAAGGAGAACCTGAATTAAGGATGcaagaaaaattaaaatgggAAAATTTTTTCTCAATGGCGTTGCAAAGAACATTTCTTCTTATGACAGCTTACCTTCTCACCAGGAAAGATAACACGGTTCTTCCCCAGCATCGCCCGAAATTTGTGTATAAAGTATTCCTTGAAGCAATCCCtaataataaattattacatCATTACAAGACCTCAGCAGACAATAATTATGCATCTACATCATAAACATGCCATGCTGTCCTCACTAAAGGCCAGTCCTGATTCATTATTAAAAGTTCAGATAAGGTTAACATAGGAGCAGCCTATAGCAAAAATTAAACAACTGAATCTATCTAATATTGACATCAATGGCTAATGCAAATACTGTACATGCCGAACCTTGACTGCATAAGGAGCAAAAATCAGTAGATGGCACTGATTAAATTACCTGCAAAAAGCATCTCCGACTCGGATAATGAGTACTGCAGTTCCATCTTTGCATTTCACACACTTCTTGGAAAGCCTGTGTAATGTAAAATACATGGGGGAATTACTAAATTGCATTGGTGACATTATCAGAAAACTTCAGAACAAGGGGAAAGGTCTCGCGTTCAGCTGGGACCTTGTATCACACAGTTGGCAATAACTTACGTCGGCAATGATATCTTCTCTAAATGCCCGTTGTATTCTTCATCAACCTGACACATGGTCTAATTTAATGTATGTTATATTACCCACAAAAGATCACATTGACTGGGCAGGGAACAGAAGTGAGCCAATTAGCTACGTATTTACCAAAACAATTTTAAAGGTTATAGTCTAATTTTCTGGATATTTCCCGGCATAAAAGTATAGCGAGAGCGCGGAATTATGACAACACTCTCATTAtatgctcttaaacacacatcaacaagatacataaaaactaaaatatagCTGATTTCATATAGCTAACATCGGGCAAGCTCGCGTGATCCGTTTAAAGGAGAGGAAGCAACGACCCATGTTGATGACGTAGATCCCGATTCTGTTCCTAGGATCTGTGCCCAGACAAATTGGGACATATGGCTTTGTCTAGTCAAAAGGGCCTAAAGTGAATCGAAAATCTCCTAAAATTCACTAGGTAGATAACATTCACATAGTTTATACTAAAATGTAATTCTTCTATAAATTACTCGTCATAGCGCCATCtatctttgttaaaaaaaaaaacatgctattGCAAAGGCTCTCGGGGATGTAGTTGATTTGTTATTCTATTCTGCTTGATGTACGATGCAAAAAACTACAATAACCAGAATTTACGTCTACCAACGCGAAGCTAAGCCGCTTTGTTAAAGCAGTCTTGTAATGTTTACTTCTTCAGCGTTACGGCGTGTCCTCCTCTGCCAGCACTTGTACGACTGAACAGATGAGGTGTCTAATGTCAGTTACATTCTTTTTGCCCTCGAACGATTTCTTCAAACTGTGGATGCATATCGGCTGAGAGTTCATTCGATGTACTGGTGATAGTTAAACACAAGTGCAGAGTAACTGAGAACGAAGTGCCAACCCGAGATCCGTGTGTATGATGGCGATGTTCCGCAGTTTTGTGTCTGCTGCCCAGCTCAGGCAGCATCACCATCAGCATCAGCAGCAAAACGGGGCTTCTGCGGCCGCACCTGGGGAGAGCCTTGAGAGCCAGTTTTCTTGCCCCATTTGCTTGGAGGTGTATTACAAGCCTGTCAGTATTGCAAGCTGTGCACATACGTGAGTACAGTActtcaggttttttgtttttgtttttttcgtctACCTGATCTTTGTAATTTCAGACAGCGTTAATGTTTGATAATGTGTAACAATATGAACTTTAAGAGTTACAGTTACttaatatattttgtatgtttgttagtttgtattTTAGTTCCTGAATAACTAGATGTCGTTGGATCACTCGTTCTTTGTCCCAGTTGTTTCAGTTGCAAGCAATACATATCTTAGCTAGCTAACGGTTAGCTGCTGTTTGTAATCGATGTTTTGGTGTAAAAATAAATCGTTTGCTGCCGGTACTTGAGGTCACACTGATTATGCATAAGTGTTTATTACAGATGTATTGACTAATTATCGGATAACACGAAGATGGCGCTTTTAACGCTTAACACTGGAGTAGGCTGTTCGAAAACGTTGACAGTAGCTGCTGCCTCTTTGTTACTGTAACAGAAGCTATAGGTGTGTATTGGCTCGGGGAAGTGAAACAGATGCGCAGATAACTTGTCTATCGCTTTCAAAACACATCGTTCTGGTCACCAACACACAAGTTGAAATATTTGGTGCTACAACgaacattaaaacattgttCTTTAAACCATGTATACGATTTGTACAGAGACGTGCCACAAATGACAAGTTATTAAAAGGATCTTAGTGTAAACGATaacccaaacacagcagaacaaagCAAGCAAAGTGTGTATGTCCAGTGTAGCATTTATTAAAGGAGGTACAAAATTAGCAACAGCAGACAACAGCCTGTTGTTGGTACAAACACTAAAGACTTGTAAGTTCCTGCGACAAGCGGACAAGGTTCCGCTTTCAATGTAAAACTGATCGCCTGCTAGCTCCAGGTTTCAGTTTTTAACATGGGTTGATGGACGCATTATATGGAGCAGATTTCGGATGCCCAAAGCAGTGCAAGTTATCTGAACCCGCCGAAAATAATTATCGCATGACTTCACCACGCCGTTATAATTTAACTTGTAACCTACTGAATGCCATGTTAGCTTAGGTCAAATGTTTCAAGAAATATTGTTAAGTGTACaattgtatttgtatattttattaatatttaaaatcatatttaacTTCAAAACGTTTTCCTCAAGATGcttaagaagaagaaaaacaacaatagtAATAGTATGTGTTCACTGATATTCATATTTTCTGAAGGTGGACCAAATCTTACGTTTTTTATCATTGAACGATAGATTTGATAGAGAGAACTCGTCAGTTAGTGCACAAATAATGTTAGTGTGTTTGGTTTATTAATTTTCAAAATCTAAACGCATTAGGATATTCAGCATCAGATATCCCATGTCTGTATGGGAAACATTCAGCAAAGCAAAAATCCTGTCAGTGTCAAGTGTATCTTAGGATGCCTGCCAGTTTGGCATGTGCCTCAGTATTCTTTGATCTCCGTGATGCAAGCTGGAACCATAAGCTGGGTTGTTTGACTGTTGTTTCCACATTGTGATCCATCACCATATCAAAAGGACAGATATGGAGGTGAAAGGAATGGGAAATGGATGCAGACCCAGCTTTAAGCGTGCAGCTTTCCCATCACTTGTATTCTCTACACAGTTGTGATCTTGTTAACCACAGGTAGTGCATCTGCTTTTTAAGTCTGACCACTAGGTAATAAAATTATTAATGCTGCTCTGTATGTTTAGGTAGTCTATTCTAAGGTGGATTTTGTTTACTGGTGCAGTAGTTGTTTTGAAAGATACTCATATAGGAgtttaggaaaacaaacaatttttccCAGTGCTTAGGTTCTGCGTACTTCTTGCACCAAATGGTCATGGGTCTTTCCGTTTAGTTTTTGATTTCTGTGGGATGGTTTTCTTGGACAGGCATAAGGCTTAGTTCTGGACCAAATTCCATTTTGTATGTAGACCTCCATTCAGAATTAAATTTGGTGCACAACTAGACTTAATCCTTATCTGACAAATCAGCCGTTTGACAGAGCAATAGAATATGCTGTGGATTAGTGGTAGTTAAGAGCATATCTGAAATGGTACCTCTGTCTTAAAAGCTCcaattttttcccttttttttttttttgttcagtactGTTCAATCCTCCATTCAATCTCATGAAAACCAGGGCTTCATCTGAAGACCAGTTATGGACCTTTAATCCCAGCAGTTCTGTGAATCCTCCACCATCTCACCCAGCAGCGCCATTCCTGCTCCTTTGTTCTTCCATCTCCCTTGAGCAAAAGAAAGTCTTGCCCTTGGCCTTGCAGTTCTACTCAACTACAGCACATGGGGGAAGAGACTCAATGAAATCTGCCCTGTGGCTGTAAACCTCACACCCCAAATGTCTTCTCTCCAGTGGCTGGATAAAAATGTAGAACATATCTGACTCAGTCATGTTCAGCCAcaatcatgttaaaaaaaaaacaactctctACCACCATCTCATTATTTCCCCTTTTctaatgagacacacacacacacaccctcattcatgcacatatgcacacacgctcacccATACGCAAATACTGATTGTTTGGATTCTACATGTTTGAATCTCTCTCATGTCGCTTAGGGACTGGAGTTAATAGAATGCCTATATATAGAAGTAACCACAGGGACAAAGGCGTCTCGTGTAAGCCACACTTAACTGGAGCCAGTGGTTGTGCTGTCCCCTTACACCAAAGGTTGTATGATTGTCTGGGCATTAAGCTTTTAACGCGTTAAATCTCATTTGAAGCAGtgcagcagctgtgtgtgtgtgtgtgtgtgtgtgtgtgtagtaggcCACCCTttactgcacacagacacagcagaaagGCAAGCTCCCGGCCATGTGTCCCTATCCtgttgttgtcatggagatCTTGCAAAAAGTTGCATGTTCTGTACTTTGAGACCAGTAAATTCCACTTGGCGCATTAAAAGCCGTTTCCTTATTCAgtctgttgggagagaggaccAAACAAGTGGCACTGATGAAACATGGAGGAACTGTAATCTTAAAAttcactcgtttttttttttcgtttttttttttttaatatgagatGAAGTCATGCTTACACTCCCAGCTCCATGTGCTAATATGCTAATGTGCATCCTGGTGTGGGCAGCCTGTAGATTTGATGGCACCATAAAATCTGGTATCTAAGGACTGGTCTTAATCCTAATCCCACCATCGCAAAGCCTCCATCTGCTCTTATCAGCACTGTAGGCGGAAGCGTAACACATTCACTGAACTATTGGCTTGGTCCAGTATAGTCTTTACTACAGTAAACTGAGCCAGTGCTGGCTACTGCACTGATCCTTGTAATAAAGCAAATTATTTCAAATATACAAATTATTGTGGTTAATATACtggcatttttgtttcattcatgATTCATGATATAGGGGTTGAAAGACCACAACAGTGACTTGTCAGAATTGTGACTTCATGGCATTTATGTGGTTGTTAATTTCATTAGCATTGTCTGGTCTCTTCAcagtgcacacatacagacgtgGCTGAAAATATTGGTACCCTtgcattattaaaataatgcaCCATTCGTCCTGAAAAGTGTTGAAATAAAAAGATCTTTTATTATccatgcctgtctgtctttggttTGCAGTggtacaaaacaaaagaagttGTGAAAATAACTTGCTTATTCTATAAAGAAATTCTAAAATAGCTTGGATAGAATTATTGGTACCCTTTGGAGGTTGTCAGAAATAATTGCATTGTAGTGATACTTTAAGCAGacctttctgttttaattactATCACAGGTGTTTTCAATCTTATAATCACTCATGCAGCCAGTTTAAAAGGAGGAAATTACTCACTCTGCTGTTTTGTGCTACTGTGTATATCACAGTGAACATTGAAAACaaggaaaagcagagagtgTTCTGAGGAGATTAGAAAAAAGGTAATTGCCAAGCATGGTCAACATAAAGGTTATAAAGCCATCTCCAAAGAGCTTGATGTTCTTGTGACCACTGTTGCCAATATTACTAAGAAGTTTAAGGCCCATGGGATTGTAGCCAACATTGCTAGACATGGTCACAAGAGGAAAATTGGCCCAAGattgaacaaaaacattgttcGAGTGGTCAAGAAAGAACCAAGGAAAACTTCAAAACAGATCCAAGCTGATCTTCAAGTTCAAGTTACATCAGTTTCAAGTCACACCATCTTTTGCTGTCTGAATGAAAATGGACTCCATGGTAGAAGACCCAGGAAGACCCCACTTCTAAAAGGGAGACACAAAAAAGCCAGGCTGGCTAAAATGCATGTTGACAAGCCACAGTCCTTCTTGGAGAACGTGCTTTGGATAGATGAAACAAAATTAGAGGTTTTTGATAAATCACACCAACTCTGTGTTCACAGAAGACAAAATGAAGCTTAAGAAGAGAAAACCATGCCTACTGTAAAACATAGAGGAGGCTCAGTGATGTTTCGGGGTTGCTTTGCTGCCTCAGGCACTGGATGCCTCGATTCTGTGCAGGGCACAATGAAATCAGAAGACTATCAAGGCGTTTTGGAGCGAAACGTACAGCCAAGTGTCAGAAAGCTATGTCACAGTCGCAGGTCATGGGTCTTCCAACCCAAGAATGGATGAGAAGAAAATATTGGACCATTCTGAAGTGGCCTGCTCTGAATTCTGATCTGAATCCCATTGAACATCTGTGGAAAGAGCTTAAACTTGCATTTGGGAGATGGCACCCATcaaacctgagagaactggagcAGTTTGCTCAAGATGAGTGGGCCAAATTACCAGTGGAGAAGTGTAGAAATCATATTTCAGAGTTACAGAAAGCGTTTGATTGCAGTTATTGCC from Chanos chanos chromosome 2, fChaCha1.1, whole genome shotgun sequence includes these protein-coding regions:
- the ctu2 gene encoding cytoplasmic tRNA 2-thiolation protein 2 isoform X1, translating into MCQVDEEYNGHLEKISLPTLSKKCVKCKDGTAVLIIRVGDAFCRDCFKEYFIHKFRAMLGKNRVIFPGEKVLLAVSGGPASSSMLSQVQEGLSRDAPKKLRFVPGIVFVDEGGACGLSVEERQRAIAQLESIFREKGFPYHVVHLEQVFSLPGSVLEAVSSAPEQPGSSYKAAVDQFIQNSRGEHGLMEPSVEDAESGFAQLSTQDPTYPTEHRLALERLLASVRTLTAKEDLLQTLRQHLILHTARVHGYTKVMMGDSCSRLAVKLLSSISLGRGASLATDTGFSDTRYGDVVIVRPMRDYSSKEIAFYNRMFNVPSVFIPGLDTKTPEKASIQRLTESFVTKLQADFPSTVSTIYRTSEKLHSARTPQSAITDLTSKCLLCMCAIDTNTEEASAFNAILVSERLSQSGLRETAPHTQAQALPTESPGQCCSSGGQGQGCGSGDCCSSAQSSVTPDLKGLLCYSCRLTIKDMTAVETLPQYIMTEAEKRQRRLRMKMEISEFLLDDEESGE
- the ctu2 gene encoding cytoplasmic tRNA 2-thiolation protein 2 isoform X2, coding for MCQVDEEYNGHLEKISLPTLSKKCVKCKDGTAVLIIRVGDAFCRDCFKEYFIHKFRAMLGKNRVIFPGEKVLLAVSGGPASSSMLSQVQEGLSRDAPKKLRFVPGIVFVDEGGACGLSVEERQRAIAQLESIFREKGFPYHVVHLEQVFSLPGSVLEAVSSAPEQPGSSYKAAVDQFIQNSRGEHGLMEPSVEDAESGFAQLSTQDPTYPTEHRLALERLLASVRTLTAKEDLLQTLRQHLILHTARVHGYTKVMMGDSCSRLAVKLLSSISLGRGASLATDTGFSDTRYGDVVIVRPMRDYSSKEIAFYNRMFNVPSVFIPGLDTKTPEKASIQRLTESFVTKLQADFPSTVSTIYRTSEKLHSARTPQSAITDLTSKCLLCMCAIDTNTVRAPGDSTTHPSPGSPDRVPGPMLFIWGPGSGLWEWRLLFIRPVICNSRLERSVVLQL